The genomic region cctgtgcagggacaggagttggactcgatgatccttgtgggtcccttccaactcaggacattctggttctatgattctactcaGAAAGCAGCTCTAGTGCTTGGGAAATGCTGTCTCTAGGACACTCCCTGGGATTTACTCAACTGGAGATGGCCAAGTCCTGGCTCTCCCTTCCCACCTTTGGGAGCATTAGTAGGAACCTGTAGTAACAGAATGTATTAAATCCATTCAAATGCCATAATAGGCTATTCCTGACCAAAAGGGGCACAACAAAGCCTGCTGTGTCTCTGAAGATGTTTTATAAAGGGCAGAATTGTGACGAGGTTGTCAGAAGGCTGCTTATAGTGATGGAGCTCTGATCTGCAGCCAGGAGTTGCAGCGCAGGATGCTGCCTGTGGATTCTTGCAAAAAGCAGACCAGACAATCACCCTTTGACTTTAGCGTGCCCAGTCAAGAGtttcttaaatgtaaaaatgagggcttaaagaaaaattatattttgggGTCAAGTCTAGTCCACCTCTGAACAAAAGGACAACAAAGCATTCCCAAAAGGGAGCAGTGCTCTGTAACAATATCCCATGCTTCATCCTCTCTAGTCTTTGCTTTAATTTCCCGTTTGAAAAGGATAACATTTATAAGCCTAACTGAAAGCCGAGGTTACAAACAAGCAACAGTAGGATTGTATAGCCATCCAAAATATCAGTGGCTTAATTAAAGGTTACATTTTCTGGGCCTCATGGAACTTCAGGTCTATCCTGGAAAATGTAAGGTGAATAAACTTAGGTGGGAGATTCATGGTCATGTCAGTAATTCATTATAAAGTTGGTCCTGTGTAGAACCACACCTGCAAAGGTATGCAGGGTAAATATACTGCCCATCTGACAGGGTTTGACgggcagcagcaagggctgGGTTTAAATGTAATGCTGCTTGCAGTCCCTACCCGGAAACCTGTGAAAATTTTATGCTAAACTTTCTGGTGCTCAAGGAGGTAGTTTTCCCCAACCACAAGTATGAATCACATAGCTAACAATTTTTCACTGAAGGGAGAAGAGTAAGAAGGTAGATAAGGAAAGTAATAATAACTAATTCTTAAAGTGCAATTATACCAATAAGCATTTACATCTTTTCTGctggaaggaaagcaaatatttgctttccccCTCCTGCGGTGACCTGCCCTAAGTTTAAGCCTTGCTAGACACTGAGGACTGACTTAAGCAAAGATATCTGTTGGTGCATACTGGGGTGCCTCTGCCTGCAAGTTGGTCCCACTGGTCATGCCTggcacctctcctctccctctgctgtgTGCCAGCTGTTCTCCATAGCCATCCCTCGGGCCACTCACTTTGCCTCTTCAGCACCTGTTTTGGCTAATTCTCACAGCTTGGACTCAGTGTCATTATTTTGGGTTCTGGAAACAACTGTTTGTGCAGCACCATAAATTCAGGGGAAATTCTTTAACAGCTGTTACCTTGCAAGAAAATTTTGAACCTAGTTTCATGATACCCTTTTTGGGCTCTAACATCAGCATCCCAGTCCTGGAGTTACTACTTTCTGTTACGGTGATCAGCCAGGCACAGCATTAGCTGGACTGCGCTTCTGTATGCTCTAGAAGTTACCTTTCTCTATCTAATGAATacaatttcctttttaacagaaatgctTCACAAACATAACAGAGCACAGAGAGAATAAACATGTTTCAAGCTGTCCCGTGGCTCTTTTTCACTTATTCCCTCTTTGCTCCAGCAGTAGTCAACATAGTATTGCTACTTGTTTTGAGATTCAAGCCCTTCTTGAATTTTGAGGGGACGTATAAAGGTTTTGCATTCATTTCATGCCTTATCCAGGATTACAAATGTACCTCTGAACTTTTTAGAACAGCAATAAAgttggtgttcagttgccaaaGTAAGTGAAGTTTCCTGAAGCAACTGTCCTGTTCTTAGAAATatacaaggaaaaaattttATTCCTCTATGTTGTGAAAAAGTGTGTGGAAGAAAACAATCCTAGccatgctcttttttcttttgttttcagatctcttaattcttgaaataatttataagaGATCtagaattttacttttcttaatGGTAGATTAATGCATCTTTAAGTTGGGCATTGGGGGTAGGAAATATTCAGGAGGCTTAATATTAGTAATGGCAATATTCAAGAGACTTAATATTGGTAATGGCTACCTCTGACCATAATAATTTAGGATATagtaattttcattaattactATGAAGATTTAAAGTATCTGTTACTTAGCAGTAAAAGGCTGGGAAGTGTTCTCATGTAATAAATACAAGGCTTACTCCATTAAGAAGCTACATCCCTGTTGCAGTAGGTGAATTTGCAAACATGTACACATAGAACGTAAACGTCTATAAACAGAACAACAGGTCTTGTATAAATCCACACCTCATATTGCCCAGAGAAGCAAATGCTTGGCAGTTTTATAACACACCTTGGGGCTGGTGGGTGGCTGATTCTGGGAGAGACTGAAGACTTTTCCCTTGCATTGGTACAGAAACTGATATTAAATGCAAGCTACTTTCTGGATGTTGTTAAATAatccaaattaaattaaaaacaccaTATAGTGAGAGCAATCTGAACTGCTGTGTTTGTGTTGGAATGTTTATGTATTACATACAAAGATCTTAGGGTTTGTTCATCTTTTAAGGAGGCTGCCGTTTTCAATTCATTTTCCAGCAGGAAAATCTTTTAGATTAATGAAGTAacctttttgtgtatttttgctgtatttcagagCAGATAACAATAGCCTTCACAGTGTCCATGGTGGTTGGACTGGTGATTGGAGGGATCATCTGGGCGTTGTTCACTTGCTTGTCCCGCCGCAGAGCTAGCGCCCACATTTCCCAGGGGAGCTCCTCAGCCTTCAGCCGTCGGTCCAGACCCTCATCCCACAGCCAAACTACCGGCAGGACTGGATTTTACCGCAACAGCAGCTGCGAACGTCGGAGCAACCTCAGCTTGGCCAGCCTCACCTTCCAACGGCAAGCCTCCTTGGAGCAAGCCAACTCTTTCCCCAGGAAGTCAAGCTTCCGCGCGTCCACCTTCCACCCTTTCCTGCAGTGTCCTCCCCTCCCTGTGGAGACGAACAGTCAGCTGATCACCCTCACTCCCACAAATACCACAACAACCCTTGTGGGAAGCACCACCAACAGCTTAAGTCGACCTGAGTTCCACTGGTCTAACAACAGCCTCCGCATCTGCCACTCCACACAAACCCCCCCTCCTGCCTACGAAACGATCATAAAAGCTTTCCCAGACTCCTGAGCTAGGCCCTTGCTGCAAGCATGTACGTGCATTTTATGAGGAACCTCAGTCATCTCAACAATTTTCTGTGCATGATGAAGATCTCTGAGAAGCCTCTGGCTGCCATTGAGGAGGGGACATACTTTTCAAGAGGCGGGTAGTGGCGATTTCTTAGAGCGCAATATCCTGCTGTCCAAGGGGTCACTTCTGTTTGCACTGCTGGCTTTAATTTACTGCTCTGCCACATGCTTGAGTATTTATAgtgttgtatttttaattgtagccattgtatttttactttagaggaaagaaaatactgccACATAAAAACCAGATCATTTCTTGAAGAAACAGATCATATTAAGGATTACCAATGTACAAATTTCTGCAAATTTCACtatcctgtttctttttttttttaaagaaaaaaaaaaaaaaggaagttctGGTTATACATATTTTGCCAAGGATGCTAAATTTTCAGAGAACACCTCCCATTACCCGCCTTCTTCCTATAACCACAGAACAGCTGCTGTATAAGGAACCTTAGATGTGGACCTTGTAGAGGATTTAATGTCACAGTTCCTGGCTGTGGTCATAGGCATCCTGTTCTGCTGACTGTAGAGGATCTTAAAAGACTCCATATTAGAGTTGCTAGTATAAAATTCTCACAGCATGAGAAAAAAGTTGAAGTATATGCAGCTCCACAAAGAGAGAAGTTTTGAACAACATACTAAATGCATGGTAACAATTATAAAGAATTTTCTGTCTGCAGCCAGCAGTGCAGGTAGTCACATTTTAATACTGAGTAAGGCTGTATGGGAGCAGAACTCCTCATGTTTCAGTTTTCTAGTTCTGGTTATCAAGATAAGCAGCATGAATGACAACTATTTTTGTAATTAAGTTTCCTGCTTTGCTATGGGATTACTCATTTCCTTATTTTAGATTGGTTTTTCTCAAATCGTACCAATGTTTAATTCTGTCTGGCAAGTTATTCACTGAAATCTTGTCTTTCACCAAAGCAAGATTTTATACATCTATGGCTGAATACTGGGATTGTACAATTAGTTGGAATATGAAGATAAAGATGGAATATTTAGTTGAGGTTAACATATATTATTGACTCTTATACATGTATCATGTCAAGCTAACCCCTGGCTTAGAGAGACTAATTGCACTGATGTGAGAGAAATCCAGGATTTGGAAACAGCACAGACAAATGGGGCCTGATTTAAGTCTTATTGTATCCATTTCctgttaaatatttcatattcaaGTAAAGGGTAGAGAATTTCCACATGTACAGGAGCAGTCTTACTCCTCACTTACAGATAAGCCTGTTGCTCCTCAACGGGATGGGCAACTACTAGCCACAGGATTCCTGACCCTGAGGGGACTGGTCCTGTGCTTCTGTAGAGACAAGTACTCCTCATTGTCTTCTGGAAGGAACAAAGATTCAGCAGCTTTTGAGAATGGGCAAAATGTTTAACATCTTACTTCTCAGGCTTTTGGAGACTGGTAGCATGCATCCCTTTGCCAAGCGCAGCATCCCTCACGGAACACTGGTATTGACCTCTGAACTGCAGTCTTCCAGCCCAATATCATCCCATTTGCAAATATTACTACAAATATTGAGCTTACAAGCATTACTTACTTTAAACCATAAGTATTCCTTATTGTaaaggcaaattatttttcatgtagtTACTGACTGGctttcattgttttaattttagtgtACAACATTTTCCCTTCTGGAGAGATATATCTCATTGCTAGaagaacaaatatttacagAGTTTACAGAGCATTTCATTGCAGACACTATGGGTTCTAGTACACTGAGGACTTGCTGATGAGACTGCAAAACAGCATTTGGCTGGTTGCAGGCTACGGACTTAAAACAATAGTCTTCTGGAGAAAGTTGTGTTATTTCAttcattaataatattttttttcatttagagtCTTACTGAGTCTGGTGAACTTCATTGCATGCAAAAGTGCATTCACAGTGTCTTAGCTCTAGAAAAGGTGATGCCACCTATTCTAACGTGCCTACAAAAAGCGGAATTCAAGCCTGCTAGCTTTTCTTATTGAGTTTGGCAGATGTTTGAAGAGACAACTTGGCCTACACTATGTACCCAGCTGGCCAAAACTGCTTGTTCCTTGAGAGTGAAATCATTTTAGATGAGTAAATTTTTACTCCTGGATTGTAAATGCACATTACATTACAGTAGAACTTTCCACAGCATCTTGTTACTTGTATTACACTATATTTAGTAAAACATGTAGAAAGAGAAGCTTAAatgtactgtatttttttccttctgaaatctgTACTGgataacaaaacattttttatgtCCCCTGGATTAGGGAGattcaaaacatgaaaaaacagATTGTTTGGTGCATAACCAGTATGGCTGGCAGACACTTAACCACTACTTAAAACAATGTCTGAAATTATTGTTTTGCAAGCACTCTGGAAGCTTCAGAATGTGAAATAAAGTTAGATGTTATAATCTCAAGCTCatgtttttccttaaagatAAGTGTGGTGGCTTGCATAAAAGATCTTCTGAAGGGAAGGGTATCATATTTAATTATGCAACCTAATACAGTTGGAAGTGTGAATGAGGACTACgtccttcctctgcttctgtgCGGAGACACCCCAAAGCTGAAGATGTTATATGAGGTCAGAGTTAGAATTTGCGGTATCAGAAGACCTTCCAAGGATTAAAAGCGAGAATGTCTCTCAGAAATAATGGTCATACAGATTTTAAATCCACTGGTTTCCAGGTACTTAGACTTCAATCCACAAAGTGTTTGCGCAAATGCTTGCTTTAAGCAGATGGTCATTCACTATAAGGTTCGTGCTTAAATGAACTCATGcacatttttttgcattagGACCAAAGCGCATTTCACAGGATCAACCCCCAGATCGATCTGCAGGATTCAGGAATCATCGAGTGCTTGATATGCAAAAGATTATACTTGCTCACTATAATGGTCTTTTCTAGCCCTttgtttcaatttaaaatactggaaagaagagctgaattttaaaaaatatattactacAGATTTCAAGATTTCAAAGAATTCACAAGTAATGAATTAAGCTTCACAATAATTTTGCCTGTAATACATCTGCACAGCGAGAGGCAGTGATTAAAAGGGTGCTCTCAGAATCACATAGGGAGTGATAGGCAGAGCTCTGATCAGCCTCCAGATAACCTGACACCTTGTCCTGAAGTGAGCAGAGCTACTTCTCTTCATAAAGAAACACTATTCTATTATTGCCCGTGTGCTCAAAAACAATTGCCCCAGTTCTCGTCTCACATATAAGACAAAGCTTGACAGCTCTCTGAGAATAGTTATGTTCCAGACTATTTACAAAAGTCGCTTGTGCTATATTCCTTGaatttttgctgctgaagaCCTGCTGATCACCTCTTCAGACAGCTACTGATTATCATACTGTAACACACTGAACATGCACTATCTTTGCCAAATCAAATTTTTAAAGTTCACTTGCAATTTACCATGAAGTTTTTGAGTCATCTCAACATCCATTTCTAAGTATAAACTGAAAACTACATTTACTGGAAATATCCTCTCAGAGGTGAAATGACACATGCCAGATCCCTGACCTATAGGCACTTGATAAAATTAGGTGATGTCTATGATGCAGTacagcttctggaaaaaaaaaaaaaagaaagaaaacactaattGGAAATTTACCTACGCAAAGTCCAGAGCAGATTAAGGAAAACAGCATTGGTATAACTTCACAAAGCAGAGAACAGAATTCTAGAGATCAGCCTTACAAAGTATCTTAAAGCTCAGGTAAAATAACTATATCTTCATTTGGGTGTCTTAATAAAAGTGAGTTTTCAAAGGGGTTGAGTGTTTGGAGTTTCTGTATGACTTTGTGAGGAattatttatttacctttttgaATGTTGAAAAGGATGACGTGATCCTAATCTCTTTTTAAGTGGAATATAAATAGTGATATAATTGACTCAGTATTTTTCATCCAGCTGGGCTAGAGAGTTTTGAGAAAAATTCTACAGCAGTCAACaggtgagctgctgctgcaggcagctcttCACGAAGCAcacaggggaagaaaggagacaATCTTCCAGCTTGATTTTCTGCCTCCCACTATAGCACCAGCACCAGTGACTCCACTGAGGATCTCTGGCCTTGCTGTGCTACATGGGGACTGTGCGTTAGCCCATGCGTTTGCCCCCAAACAATTTGCATCCTGAGGAAGCAACTTGAGAGAGAAGCCTGGTTTGCTTGTCCTGTTTCTCCTTTCAACTTCTATTGAAGCTTTTGGCTCCCATCAGGTTTCTGATGATGTTACTGCATGAGGGTGGCAGGGTCTGATGGGCGTGGACTGGATCGCAGAGCTATTTCTGTAAACATGTTTCCTGTCTGCGTTCCTGGTGACATTCTGCATCAGAGACATGTTTTCATCTATTTAGCTGCAGAATCAAGTGATTGTGTGGCGAGGGCTGTGAAAGAGCAGTTGTACTATTTTAGAGCAAGGAGTCCTTTTAAACAAGAGTAGCTTAATCATGAAAGGGATTACGCAGTGATGGGACTGAGATAGCAGGAAATTGGATTTGCTGATTTAGGACATAACTGTCTGGTATGCCTATGCCAAGGGACAGTCTGGAAAGGCACTGGAATGCAAAATTATTCATATCTACTTCAGGGCAGATCCACATCAATATcaatccattttattttatggcaGCACATTGATGACTACACAGGAAAGGTGATGCCGCTCTCTTGTTCCGACTTGACAAGAGCACAAATCACATCTGGCAGTAATTTAGATTTCTTTGGACACATATGGAGAAGTTCCTGATTGGCTGTGCAGGATGAGCCTTCAGCCTCTAGACTGACCAGTCTAGGCCTTGAGTTGAAGCACACTGGAGAGGCAAGGAGGAGACCTATGCTCTGTTCCTGTGATGTATAACCTGGTGatcttttaaagttatttttgtagGAGGGAAGAATTCCCTTTAAACCTTTTCTAGAAGGACtgtagatttctttttttcatttagtgcTTTTCTGGTTAGTTCCACAGTAAGTTCCATCTCTCTCCGTGGATAAGTATGATGATAAAAGTACACAGATCTTCACTCTATCCCATTCTTTGTTGTTCTGCCAAGTAACAGAGAAGATGACTTTGTTATCCAGAGAATCACTTTGAGGAATTGATTGGGTTGCGTGTGATAAGCTCTCCAGCACTAGTTTTTCAGCATcaaagcactgattttttttcttttttttttttttctctaatatcCCTTGGGCAGATGTCATGGAAAGATACAGACATATTTTTGTGAGTACTAAATGACAGACATCATTTAGTAAAACTTTGAATTGCCTTGCAAAATTTTTATAACTCTACAATGCACTAATTCATGATGCAGATATTTCTGGACATTTTGTGTAACATAAAACTTATTCCTGTAAAAATTCCTGCATGCtcaaaaaacatatttttgggTGCTTGTatatacaaaaaaattaaatctttcaaAGCTTCTAAATGCTTCTAGGCATTGCATCacttctgaaaaggaaattgaaTATTAAATATGTTTCCATATCATTTAAACATGTTTGAAATCtgttagctttaaaaaaaatttaaactttcTCTAAGACATCGAAGCTAAGCATTTGCAGATTTCCATCTCTTCCACCAACCCAGGGAACGTGCTTTAGGCCAGACATATCCCcagtaaaaccaaaaatatcGAGGAGAGAAACAGGGACTGAGAAAGCTCAGTGTAGGTTAAGACAGGCTTCAGCTAATCCAAATAAGTTAGGGCATGGCAGATTTACCATGACTTTGCAAAGTGAAATTGCGACTGTTTAATGCCCTGATAGTGTTCCTGAAAGATGCCTGAAAGGGTCTGTCCTGATTCTGTCACCCCTAGCCCACAACAAAGCACATGTATCTGTACGCCTTCTCACCGACATTTTATGGGTAGTGAAGGCTAGATATCCTCCTGtacatttaaatgcatttactCGCTTCACAGAGGTATAAATAGGTGTTCCTGCTTCTTTCAAGGCACCTGTAAGACACTGAATGGCTAGGTGATTTAAAAGCTGCTTCCAGTGTTGGTCAtaacaaagatttaaaaacagtCCAAGCATGTTTCAGGCAATCTTGTTGAGCTTGACGTTGTACTCAAAGTCTGAGTCACTAGCGATCAAAAACTTTCAAGGCTAACTGTTCATTTATCTGTACAACAGAGGAGTGAATCAAAAGAAAGTAAGAAATATCCTGTATTACATATTGCTGCTCTTTAGGGGTAGATTTGCAAATGGGGTGCGCTAGACACACAACTAAGGGCCTTGCTACACGAGACCAATCCAGCAAAACAGATTGTTCACACTTAACCCTTAATCCTTCAAATGTTCTGGCTGACCACTAATGATTTACTCTATATTGGTCCATTATTGACAGCAGTGAGATTAATCTGctgaatcagaatataattcCATAAACCACATCATTCTAGTGCCtaatttaagaacaaaatttgTATCTGCCAAGCATTTTCTGTTCATTGAAAGTTTCCCCTCTGTGAAAACAGATTATTACTCTGCTCATTTCACCTGCCCAGTCACAGCTTAAGCATGTAAATGTTTAGTGAGGATGTAAGGGTGATCCTTACATGCTTATGCAGACACATGAGAGGCTGACAATGGAAGCCATGGTGAATCAGTGCTTGGCTCTTCCTTTCTACTATTTGATCTGCGAGCAGGGTTAAGAACCCCTGAATCACAGCTTTCTTTGAATctcagcatttctgttgtttgacAGAGGTGTTTTTTGCATCATCTCATCTCTCTGGATGATGTGTCTATGAAATAGCAAGAAAGACTAAAGAGAAGTTTTTCTAGAGTCTTACTCTGCTAAAGATGATTTCTGGGCACCTTTTGGGGGGACATTTTAGAGGTGGGtttggaaagcaaagctgagcaAAGACAGTTCTAGCACTAGATAGCCAGTCTCTCCCTTGGCTCTTGAGGCCAACATGATCCTGGTTGTAATCAAGACTGTGTGAAGACAAACTGTCCCCAGCAGGACAATCTCTTACAAACTTATAAAAAGATTTTCtctaacctctgctgcctttagACAGCAGGAGGAACTGACAAAATGTGTTATGTTCTGACAGATCTTGAGAGATTTTGTTTTGGGTTCAGCTTCGCCTGGAACTGTCTGCAGGACAAGGCAGAAAGGAGTCTGAAACTGTTATAGTGACTCCTGCTTATGgcttatttttgcatttttgagtTCGTACATGACATGCACTGCTGAGTGACCTTGTAACTTTTTCACTATTAGGACACTTTTATTTGGGTAGCTTTTACTGTTTGCACTAACTCTGACAGCAAAGTTGTACGCATCCTTATGAGTACGCGCAGTTATTTACTGCATAGTGTACATGGTAGGTAGCTAAGAGCAAAACATGACTACACTGGACATTAATAAGCTCTTCAGCTTCCAAGCTGGCAATCAGTAAGTTTTTCCTAGTTGTCGGTCGAGTTGGGAGGTGCAGCCCTTGTTGCTTCGTGGGAGAGGCTGACCCTTGACCTTGCTCAATCACAGGCACCTGGGCCACAAGTTGTGCTGAGGATGAGCTTTCTGAGCCATTAAACTCTGGGTGGAGCAT from Phalacrocorax carbo chromosome 3, bPhaCar2.1, whole genome shotgun sequence harbors:
- the MYCT1 gene encoding myc target protein 1 isoform X1; this translates as MDRNSTYSPITWPPKFWEQITIAFTVSMVVGLVIGGIIWALFTCLSRRRASAHISQGSSSAFSRRSRPSSHSQTTGRTGFYRNSSCERRSNLSLASLTFQRQASLEQANSFPRKSSFRASTFHPFLQCPPLPVETNSQLITLTPTNTTTTLVGSTTNSLSRPEFHWSNNSLRICHSTQTPPPAYETIIKAFPDS
- the MYCT1 gene encoding myc target protein 1 isoform X2, which encodes MLWIETVLTLQSHGHQSFGITIAFTVSMVVGLVIGGIIWALFTCLSRRRASAHISQGSSSAFSRRSRPSSHSQTTGRTGFYRNSSCERRSNLSLASLTFQRQASLEQANSFPRKSSFRASTFHPFLQCPPLPVETNSQLITLTPTNTTTTLVGSTTNSLSRPEFHWSNNSLRICHSTQTPPPAYETIIKAFPDS